One Gemella haemolysans ATCC 10379 DNA segment encodes these proteins:
- a CDS encoding PD-(D/E)XK nuclease family protein translates to MGNYNELLTLRNKIENTLNYQLSLSNLELYHSNLFAVVLEKSEFINHKFFNDVIDINKKYIDLKVYREKNSIDLTIEVIDEDRKTHVIFIENKVKSLPDENQLIRYSEKDSNAKGILLSLVEPGFELPKSWFRRSYRELIDYYNDLLEKVDETFRLFLIDYIDYMKNVEKFIEKISYGESYFLEESSNKVLDGMRLRSVIEKIHYANLQNKISDLGYKTYSGRIRGGHHFGIDLPIEGTTSSFDIQIQWNQYRHKVNFSLEDKAKLGDLESICDSIKEKTCLYHFNLEDNPILQKSSSRKKWKTYDKRDFYDYALIKKHVSSKELIDYIKTDVKKIEAHLKIVKEIILENMS, encoded by the coding sequence ATGGGAAATTATAATGAGTTATTAACTCTTAGGAATAAAATAGAAAATACACTAAATTATCAACTTTCACTAAGTAATTTAGAATTATATCACAGCAATCTATTTGCTGTTGTTTTGGAGAAGTCTGAATTTATTAATCATAAGTTTTTTAATGATGTTATTGATATTAATAAAAAATATATAGACTTGAAGGTATACAGAGAAAAAAACTCGATTGATTTAACTATCGAGGTTATTGATGAGGATAGAAAGACTCATGTAATTTTTATAGAAAATAAGGTTAAGTCTTTACCTGATGAGAATCAATTAATTCGTTATTCTGAAAAAGATTCTAATGCTAAAGGGATACTTCTTAGTTTAGTTGAACCTGGATTTGAGCTTCCTAAAAGTTGGTTTAGAAGAAGTTATCGTGAGCTAATTGATTATTATAATGATTTACTTGAAAAAGTAGATGAGACTTTTAGATTATTCTTAATAGATTATATTGATTATATGAAAAATGTAGAAAAATTTATTGAAAAGATAAGTTATGGTGAATCATACTTTTTAGAAGAATCTAGCAATAAGGTACTTGATGGTATGAGATTGAGGTCGGTTATTGAGAAGATTCACTATGCGAATTTACAGAATAAGATTTCTGATTTAGGGTATAAAACATACTCTGGTAGAATAAGGGGAGGCCACCATTTTGGGATTGATCTTCCTATCGAAGGTACTACGTCATCTTTTGATATTCAGATACAATGGAATCAGTATAGGCATAAGGTTAATTTTTCTCTTGAAGATAAAGCTAAATTAGGTGATTTAGAAAGTATATGCGATAGTATAAAAGAGAAGACTTGTTTATATCATTTTAATCTAGAGGATAATCCAATTTTACAAAAATCATCTTCAAGAAAGAAATGGAAGACATATGATAAACGAGATTTTTATGATTATGCACTTATAAAAAAACATGTATCTAGTAAAGAGTTAATTGATTATATAAAAACGGATGTTAAGAAAATTGAAGCACATTTGAAAATTGTTAAAGAGATTATATTGGAAAATATGTCTTAA